A genomic segment from Paenibacillus sp. encodes:
- a CDS encoding UvrD-helicase domain-containing protein produces the protein MVDEASIQMDEEARRRIAEDLDTTFLVEAGAGSGKTTSLVGRMLALIASGKADVSRIAAITFTKKAAAELRGRFRMRLERSVREAEDDAARQRFERALERIAECYIGTIHSFCGQLLRERPIEAKLDPRFSEIEEDELLERLRAYWDDYVLELRERGEEAELDRLAENGIHVEDLRSVFLRVAMFEDVEVVTEETPRPNFDRLRGTLFPLVEEAAAALPSHRPPDGWDAMQQTIRSARAAMRSWDMNQDMNLLHVALLFDKTLQLTQKRWPDGKAAKALKDRFAAWRIDTLLPFLEEWREYLHPHVVRFVLPAVDYSRRRRLEEGVLSFQDLLMRATALLREHPEVRAGFAARYTRLFVDEFQDTDPVQAEMMLLLTGSDPRENDWRKQSPKPGSLFIVGDPKQSIYRFRRADISTYNFVKSIVAKHGAVLQLTRNFRSVRSIGDFVNYAFQSKFMPADRAGDHQAAFVPMLTGRDNPKGKGMLHGVFTLSCPKTDRDKKADIALYDAERIARWIAWACAGNLRIAGRDSGKPSQRPARPDDFMILLKYREFIGLYAEVLERYGVPADTSGSQAMFDELRALHRLAACLDDPTDRISLLSVLRGPLIGLSDEALYVYRRDVGALTLYAAEQEREGLPELARPVYDALRKLRSYADIVRREPALAALTAISEDIGIIPFAAAQPSGAIRSGTLVKLLELLGDEAESTLDWHALTRRLETIVEANGVEGASLFAGAGHAVRIMNLHKAKGLEAPVVFLANPCRDRDPDAAEHIDRSVDPARGYFTISRRKDPYNSEIVAQPKGWTALSEKERAYMHAERDRLLYVAATRAKQLLVVSRYESRPEIDPWSELGAALQRQPELDDAVFRPAPRERYSAAFEIEGALQPWNEFKAFAAAPTYRTTSVTAGVKADDGAGALPRSAEGRGAAFGTVVHRCLEAAGNGLREDRMESYLRMVAEEEGLPASLLEDASLMLSRVFASAIWRRAAAAIRRFHEFTFTAVVSGDGPDCVLNGVIDLVFEEADGWVIVDFKTDAFELGDEERFVRHYAPQVAAYAEQWAKLGNGRVKEAGLYFLHLNRYAAIDIRTHVR, from the coding sequence GCATCGATACAGATGGACGAAGAAGCCCGCCGACGCATCGCGGAAGATTTGGATACGACGTTCTTGGTCGAAGCAGGCGCCGGCTCCGGGAAAACGACGTCGCTCGTCGGCCGCATGCTCGCGCTGATCGCGTCCGGCAAAGCCGACGTGTCCCGTATCGCCGCGATCACGTTCACGAAGAAAGCCGCCGCCGAGCTTCGCGGGCGGTTCCGCATGCGGCTGGAGCGGTCCGTCCGCGAAGCGGAGGACGACGCGGCGCGGCAGCGGTTCGAGCGGGCGCTCGAGCGCATCGCGGAATGTTACATCGGCACGATACATTCGTTCTGCGGCCAGCTGCTTCGGGAGCGCCCGATCGAAGCGAAGCTCGACCCGCGGTTCTCCGAAATCGAAGAGGACGAACTGCTAGAGCGGCTGCGCGCCTATTGGGACGACTATGTACTGGAGCTGCGAGAGCGCGGGGAGGAGGCGGAGCTCGACCGACTGGCGGAGAACGGCATTCACGTCGAAGATTTGCGCTCCGTCTTTCTGAGAGTCGCCATGTTCGAGGACGTCGAAGTCGTAACGGAGGAGACGCCGCGCCCAAACTTCGACCGCCTTCGCGGGACGCTGTTTCCGCTCGTCGAGGAGGCGGCCGCGGCGCTGCCGTCGCACCGCCCCCCGGACGGGTGGGACGCCATGCAGCAGACGATCCGGAGCGCCCGCGCGGCGATGCGCAGCTGGGATATGAATCAGGATATGAATCTGCTGCATGTCGCCCTCTTGTTCGACAAAACGCTGCAGCTTACCCAAAAACGCTGGCCCGACGGCAAGGCGGCGAAAGCGTTGAAAGACCGCTTCGCCGCTTGGCGAATCGATACGCTGCTGCCGTTCCTCGAAGAATGGCGGGAATATTTGCATCCCCACGTCGTCCGGTTCGTGCTCCCCGCCGTCGATTACAGCCGCCGCCGGCGTCTCGAGGAAGGCGTGCTGTCGTTTCAAGATTTGCTGATGCGGGCAACGGCGCTGCTGCGCGAGCATCCGGAGGTACGCGCCGGATTCGCCGCGCGCTACACGCGCTTGTTCGTCGACGAGTTCCAAGATACGGACCCCGTGCAAGCCGAGATGATGCTTCTGCTGACCGGCAGCGACCCGCGCGAGAACGACTGGCGCAAGCAGTCGCCGAAGCCCGGCTCGCTCTTCATCGTCGGCGATCCGAAACAGTCGATCTATCGGTTCCGCCGCGCCGACATATCGACCTACAACTTCGTGAAAAGCATCGTCGCGAAACACGGCGCCGTCCTGCAGCTGACGCGCAATTTCCGCTCGGTCCGGTCGATCGGCGATTTCGTAAACTACGCGTTCCAGTCGAAGTTTATGCCGGCCGACCGCGCCGGAGATCACCAGGCCGCGTTCGTGCCGATGCTCACCGGCCGCGACAACCCGAAAGGGAAGGGGATGCTGCACGGGGTGTTCACGTTGAGCTGCCCTAAGACGGACCGCGACAAGAAGGCCGACATCGCGCTGTACGACGCGGAGCGGATCGCCCGCTGGATCGCTTGGGCGTGCGCCGGCAACCTGCGGATCGCCGGTCGGGACAGCGGCAAGCCGTCGCAGCGTCCCGCGCGTCCCGACGATTTCATGATTTTGCTCAAATACCGGGAATTCATCGGCTTGTACGCGGAAGTGCTGGAACGGTACGGCGTCCCGGCGGATACGTCGGGCTCGCAGGCGATGTTCGACGAGCTCCGCGCGCTGCACCGTTTGGCGGCCTGCTTGGACGATCCGACGGATCGCATCTCCTTGTTAAGCGTACTGCGCGGTCCGCTCATCGGGCTGAGCGACGAAGCGCTCTACGTGTACCGGAGGGACGTCGGGGCGCTGACGCTATACGCTGCCGAGCAGGAACGAGAAGGCCTGCCCGAACTGGCCCGGCCGGTATACGACGCGCTTCGGAAGCTGCGGAGCTACGCGGACATCGTGCGCCGGGAACCGGCTTTGGCGGCTCTGACCGCGATCTCGGAGGATATCGGCATCATCCCGTTCGCGGCGGCGCAGCCGTCCGGGGCGATTCGCTCGGGCACCCTCGTCAAACTGCTCGAGCTGCTCGGGGACGAGGCGGAGTCGACGCTCGACTGGCATGCGCTGACGCGGCGGCTCGAGACGATCGTCGAAGCGAACGGCGTGGAAGGCGCCTCTCTGTTCGCCGGCGCGGGTCATGCGGTTCGGATCATGAACCTCCACAAGGCCAAAGGACTCGAAGCGCCCGTCGTCTTCCTGGCGAATCCGTGCCGCGACCGAGACCCGGACGCGGCGGAGCATATCGACCGAAGCGTCGACCCTGCCCGGGGATATTTCACGATCTCTCGCAGGAAGGATCCGTACAACAGCGAGATCGTGGCGCAGCCGAAAGGGTGGACGGCGCTGTCGGAGAAGGAACGCGCCTATATGCATGCCGAGCGGGACCGGCTGCTGTACGTCGCCGCGACCCGCGCCAAGCAGCTGCTCGTGGTCAGCCGGTACGAATCGCGCCCGGAAATCGACCCGTGGAGCGAGCTGGGCGCGGCGCTGCAGCGGCAGCCGGAGCTGGACGACGCTGTGTTCCGTCCCGCGCCGCGCGAGCGGTACTCCGCCGCGTTCGAGATCGAGGGCGCGCTGCAGCCTTGGAACGAATTCAAGGCATTCGCCGCCGCGCCGACGTACCGGACGACGAGCGTCACGGCCGGCGTGAAGGCGGACGACGGAGCCGGCGCGCTCCCGCGTTCCGCGGAAGGCAGGGGAGCGGCGTTCGGCACGGTCGTTCACCGCTGCCTCGAAGCGGCGGGGAACGGGCTCCGGGAGGACCGGATGGAATCGTATCTGCGCATGGTCGCCGAAGAGGAGGGGCTGCCCGCCTCGCTGCTCGAAGATGCCTCGCTTATGCTGTCGCGCGTGTTCGCGAGCGCGATCTGGCGCCGCGCGGCGGCGGCGATCCGTCGCTTCCATGAATTCACGTTTACAGCGGTCGTATCGGGAGACGGTCCGGATTGCGTGTTGAACGGCGTTATCGACCTCGTGTTCGAGGAAGCGGATGGATGGGTCATCGTCGATTTCAAGACGGACGCTTTCGAGCTCGGCGACGAGGAACGATTCGTCCGGCATTACGCGCCTCAAGTCGCCGCCTACGCCGAGCAGTGGGCGAAGCTGGGGAACGGCCGCGTGAAAGAAGCCGGGCTGTATTTCCTTCATCTCAATCGATATGCGGCCATCGATATAAGAACGCACGTTCGCTGA
- a CDS encoding TfoX/Sxy family protein, which produces MSYYDERIGAPLRDAVDRLVGDWDGVSRKRMFGCPCYSAGGKIFAIVMSDGLVLTKLPAAEAVRRGSPLPVAPFRTETKNVPSWSKFAVGPDDVAKLAAWIEEGYRAAVAETETGR; this is translated from the coding sequence ATGAGCTACTACGATGAACGCATAGGCGCTCCCTTACGGGACGCGGTTGATCGGTTGGTCGGCGATTGGGACGGCGTATCCCGCAAGCGGATGTTCGGCTGCCCTTGCTACTCCGCCGGCGGCAAAATTTTCGCGATTGTGATGTCCGACGGCCTCGTGCTGACGAAGCTGCCCGCGGCCGAAGCGGTTCGCCGCGGTTCGCCGCTGCCCGTCGCCCCGTTCCGGACGGAGACGAAGAACGTGCCGTCGTGGTCGAAGTTCGCCGTCGGCCCGGACGACGTGGCGAAGCTTGCCGCTTGGATCGAGGAAGGATACCGCGCGGCGGTCGCCGAAACGGAAACCGGTCGATGA
- a CDS encoding alpha/beta hydrolase, whose protein sequence is MDRRTSRSGFAYASYGPEDGPPLLLLHGIPGSSHAWEEAGALLGEAGFRVVAPDLLGFGGSDEPSADGYMEEQARGLHALLEELGMREPYVGAHDFGGPVALTLLRLIPSVRLRGLMLSATNTFTDTPIPLPLRSAKVPVLGRIVFRAMAGSRFGGRMMYAQAFRNKSAASRERFERHLTPRGLRRTSWIFRTSLADLPRHYAAVEAQLGRLDCRTLILWGDRDPFFAVDVARRMQRAIPDAELVVLEDTGHFVPEERPALVVEELLRRFDPKGESR, encoded by the coding sequence ATGGATCGACGCACATCGCGTTCAGGATTCGCTTACGCGTCTTACGGTCCCGAGGACGGACCGCCGCTGCTGCTGCTGCACGGCATCCCGGGTTCCTCGCATGCATGGGAGGAAGCGGGCGCTCTGCTCGGGGAAGCCGGCTTCCGCGTCGTCGCGCCGGATTTGCTCGGCTTCGGCGGCTCCGATGAGCCGTCCGCGGACGGCTACATGGAGGAGCAAGCCCGGGGGCTGCACGCGCTGCTCGAAGAGCTTGGCATGCGCGAGCCGTACGTCGGCGCTCACGATTTCGGCGGTCCGGTCGCGCTGACGCTGCTTCGACTGATCCCGTCCGTGCGGCTGCGAGGGCTCATGCTGTCGGCGACGAACACGTTCACCGATACGCCGATTCCTCTGCCGCTTCGCTCCGCGAAAGTGCCCGTGCTCGGCCGAATCGTGTTTCGCGCCATGGCGGGCAGCCGCTTCGGAGGGCGCATGATGTACGCGCAAGCGTTCCGGAACAAAAGCGCGGCTTCGCGCGAACGGTTCGAGCGTCATTTGACGCCGCGCGGCTTGCGCCGAACGAGCTGGATATTCCGCACGAGTCTCGCCGATTTGCCGCGTCATTACGCGGCTGTGGAAGCGCAGCTCGGGCGCCTCGATTGCAGAACGCTTATCCTATGGGGCGACCGCGACCCGTTCTTCGCCGTGGATGTCGCAAGGCGCATGCAACGGGCGATACCGGACGCGGAGCTCGTCGTGCTCGAGGATACAGGGCACTTCGTCCCGGAGGAACGGCCGGCGCTTGTCGTCGAGGAGCTGCTGAGGCGTTTCGATCCCAAGGGAGAATCGCGATGA
- a CDS encoding metalloregulator ArsR/SmtB family transcription factor: protein MMIDTIFHALADPNRRKLLDTLRAGRRSAGELSAMFEISAPAVSQHLRVLRDAGLVGVEKRKTSRIYYIRKEGFADLKGYLEPFWDDHLALLKSLAEDEERSRK, encoded by the coding sequence ATGATGATCGATACCATTTTTCATGCATTGGCCGATCCGAATCGGCGCAAGCTGCTCGACACGCTGCGCGCCGGACGGCGCTCGGCGGGGGAATTGTCTGCGATGTTCGAGATCAGTGCGCCGGCCGTATCGCAGCATTTGCGCGTGCTGCGCGATGCGGGCCTCGTCGGCGTGGAGAAGCGGAAGACAAGCCGCATTTACTACATTCGAAAGGAAGGCTTCGCGGATTTAAAAGGGTATTTGGAGCCGTTCTGGGACGACCATTTGGCTCTATTAAAATCGCTCGCTGAAGACGAAGAAAGGAGCCGCAAGTGA
- a CDS encoding UbiD family decarboxylase, translating into MYPTLEACVNDLERHGHLVRVREEVDPDLEVAAIHLRVFEAGGPALLFENVKGTRYRAVSNLFGTLERSKFIFRQTWESTKRVIALRNDPMKALKQPFRYAGTAASAAKALPLRQGGGASGFEEIAISDLPLIKHWPMDGGAFITLPQVYTEDPDRPGIMNANLGMYRVQLTGNEYAVNQEIGIHYQIHRGIGIHQHKANRKGEPLKASVFVGGPPAHTLSAVMPLPEGLSELTFAGLLAGRRFRYGYSDGFCISRDADFVITGEIHPGETKPEGPFGDHLGYYSLIHPFPVMRVRKVYAKPRAIWPLTVVGRPPQEDTAFGALIHELTGDAVRQEVPGAKEVHAVDAAGVHPLLFAIGTERYTPYAKVQQPSELLTIANRILGTGQLSLAKYVFIAAEEEQPLSTHREAEFLAYILERIDLRRDIHFQTNTTIDTLDYSGTGLNQGSKVVFAACGDKKRELCTDLPEQLKGLRDFRNPVLVMPGVVALEGPAFRDYEDARRQLRELTDAIGERGAMPECPMIVLCDDSAFVGASLANFLWTTFTRSNPSHDIYGVNEGYEFKHWGCDNVMIDARTKPHHAPPLVSDPAIEKRIDRLFAAGGSLHGVL; encoded by the coding sequence ATGTATCCAACATTGGAAGCATGCGTGAACGACCTTGAACGGCATGGCCATCTCGTGCGGGTGCGGGAAGAAGTGGACCCTGACTTGGAGGTCGCCGCCATTCATTTGCGGGTGTTCGAAGCCGGCGGCCCGGCCCTTTTGTTCGAAAATGTGAAAGGCACTCGATACCGGGCGGTATCCAATCTGTTCGGCACCTTGGAGCGAAGCAAGTTTATTTTCCGGCAAACCTGGGAATCGACAAAGCGCGTCATCGCGTTGCGCAACGATCCGATGAAGGCGTTAAAGCAGCCGTTCCGCTATGCCGGCACGGCGGCATCCGCGGCCAAAGCGCTGCCGCTTCGGCAGGGAGGCGGCGCTTCCGGCTTTGAGGAAATCGCGATCTCCGATCTTCCGCTCATTAAACACTGGCCCATGGACGGCGGGGCGTTCATCACGCTGCCGCAAGTGTATACGGAAGACCCGGATCGACCGGGAATTATGAACGCGAACTTGGGCATGTACCGCGTGCAGCTGACGGGGAACGAGTATGCGGTAAATCAAGAAATCGGCATTCACTACCAAATTCACCGGGGCATCGGCATTCACCAGCACAAAGCGAACCGGAAGGGAGAACCGCTGAAAGCGAGCGTCTTCGTCGGCGGACCGCCGGCGCATACGTTGTCGGCGGTCATGCCGCTGCCGGAAGGGTTAAGCGAGCTGACGTTTGCGGGTCTGCTTGCGGGCCGCCGCTTCCGATACGGGTATTCGGACGGATTTTGCATCAGCCGCGACGCTGATTTCGTCATTACTGGCGAAATTCATCCGGGCGAAACGAAACCGGAAGGCCCTTTCGGCGATCATCTCGGTTATTACAGCTTGATTCATCCGTTTCCGGTGATGCGCGTACGGAAGGTGTACGCGAAACCACGCGCCATTTGGCCGCTTACCGTCGTCGGCAGGCCTCCTCAGGAGGATACGGCGTTCGGGGCGCTCATTCATGAACTGACCGGCGATGCGGTACGGCAGGAGGTGCCGGGCGCGAAGGAGGTTCACGCCGTCGATGCCGCGGGCGTCCACCCGCTGTTGTTCGCCATCGGCACGGAACGCTACACGCCTTACGCCAAGGTGCAACAGCCGTCCGAGCTGCTGACGATCGCGAACCGCATTCTCGGGACAGGACAGCTCTCTCTTGCGAAGTATGTCTTTATCGCCGCTGAAGAGGAGCAGCCGCTCAGCACGCATCGGGAAGCGGAATTTCTAGCTTACATCCTAGAGCGAATCGACCTCAGACGCGATATCCATTTCCAGACCAACACGACCATCGATACGCTGGACTACTCCGGAACGGGTCTAAACCAAGGAAGCAAAGTCGTATTCGCCGCCTGCGGAGATAAGAAGCGCGAGCTGTGTACCGATTTGCCGGAGCAGCTGAAGGGGCTGCGGGATTTCCGCAACCCGGTGCTTGTCATGCCGGGCGTCGTCGCGTTGGAGGGACCGGCATTCCGCGATTATGAGGATGCTAGGCGGCAGCTTCGCGAGCTGACGGATGCGATCGGCGAGCGCGGCGCGATGCCGGAATGCCCGATGATCGTCCTTTGCGACGACAGTGCCTTCGTCGGCGCATCGCTGGCCAATTTCTTGTGGACTACATTCACTCGAAGCAATCCGTCCCATGATATTTACGGGGTGAACGAAGGGTACGAGTTCAAGCATTGGGGCTGCGACAACGTCATGATCGACGCGCGGACGAAACCGCATCACGCCCCGCCGCTCGTCTCCGACCCGGCGATCGAAAAGCGGATCGACCGGCTGTTTGCCGCCGGCGGCAGCTTGCACGGAGTGCTGTAA
- a CDS encoding LacI family DNA-binding transcriptional regulator: MKVTIDVVAKKAGVSKATVSRILNGNYLQMTKETKERVLAVINELNYRPNVYAQGLKSTKTNVLGIVLSNLKNPFWATVLEGFEDACKKKGYSVMICNSNEDRQQEEELVRGLRYRKVDGIVVNPTSGNQPLFAELAEEKYPIVFINRRLEGVNTDNVIVDNRKGATMAVEHFVRLKKQRLAALVYPYQGISTWQERIEGFEEALLKHGLDKQQYQIRVIDQREGAANAAVKQLMDGFKPDAIFSTNNMMTLEIMEAVKECGLTIPDDVALIGYDETVWSKHLNPPLTTVNQPAAQLGALAAQKLIKRIESKSKRPRASTEVLEPNLIVRRSCGSSNI; the protein is encoded by the coding sequence ATGAAAGTAACGATCGACGTGGTCGCCAAAAAAGCGGGGGTATCGAAGGCCACCGTGTCTCGCATATTAAACGGCAATTACTTGCAAATGACGAAAGAAACGAAGGAGCGAGTGCTCGCCGTTATTAACGAGCTGAACTACCGCCCCAACGTATACGCGCAGGGATTGAAATCCACGAAGACGAACGTACTCGGCATTGTGCTCTCCAATTTGAAAAACCCGTTTTGGGCGACGGTGCTGGAAGGTTTCGAGGATGCGTGCAAGAAGAAGGGCTACAGCGTCATGATTTGCAATTCCAACGAGGATCGGCAGCAGGAGGAGGAATTGGTTCGCGGACTCCGGTATCGGAAGGTCGACGGGATCGTGGTCAACCCGACGTCCGGTAACCAGCCGTTGTTCGCCGAGCTGGCGGAAGAAAAATATCCGATCGTCTTCATCAATAGGCGGCTGGAAGGCGTAAACACCGACAACGTCATCGTAGACAACCGGAAAGGCGCAACGATGGCGGTCGAGCATTTTGTACGTTTGAAGAAACAACGACTCGCAGCGCTCGTATACCCGTACCAAGGCATCAGCACATGGCAAGAGCGGATCGAAGGCTTCGAAGAAGCGCTGCTGAAGCATGGATTGGACAAGCAACAATACCAAATCAGGGTCATCGATCAACGGGAAGGCGCGGCCAACGCGGCGGTGAAACAATTGATGGACGGCTTTAAACCGGATGCGATTTTCTCCACGAACAACATGATGACGCTGGAAATCATGGAAGCCGTTAAGGAATGCGGACTTACGATCCCGGATGACGTCGCCTTAATCGGATACGACGAAACGGTGTGGTCCAAGCACTTGAATCCGCCGCTGACGACCGTCAACCAGCCGGCGGCGCAGCTAGGGGCGCTGGCGGCCCAAAAGCTGATCAAGCGCATCGAATCCAAATCGAAGCGGCCGCGGGCAAGCACGGAGGTGCTGGAACCGAACCTGATCGTCCGGCGCTCTTGCGGATCTTCGAATATTTAA
- a CDS encoding RraA family protein yields MTNIGFRVLPLTRRPDPALVQRFEHVVTPHISDNLHRMHSASAQLKAFHRSKKMVGVAFTVKTRPGDNLMVHKAIDLAQPGDVIVVDAGGDMTNSIIGEIMMRLAIRKGLAGFVIDGAIRDTAVFDSDDFPLPVYAKGVTHRGPYKDGPGEINVPIQIGGMIVHPGDIMVGDEDGIVAVPLDAADDVLRKVIEQQKKEELILQSIADGTVDRTWVDQLLKEKGCDLS; encoded by the coding sequence TTGACAAACATCGGTTTCCGTGTCCTGCCGCTGACGAGGCGGCCCGACCCGGCGCTTGTACAACGGTTCGAACATGTCGTAACTCCGCACATCAGCGACAATTTGCACCGAATGCACAGCGCGTCCGCTCAGTTGAAAGCGTTTCATCGAAGCAAGAAGATGGTTGGCGTCGCCTTCACCGTCAAAACGCGTCCCGGCGACAACTTAATGGTCCACAAGGCGATCGATTTGGCCCAGCCCGGCGACGTCATTGTGGTGGATGCCGGCGGTGATATGACGAACTCGATCATCGGCGAAATTATGATGCGCCTTGCGATCCGCAAGGGGCTGGCTGGTTTCGTGATCGACGGGGCCATCCGCGACACGGCGGTGTTCGACAGCGACGACTTCCCGCTTCCCGTTTATGCGAAAGGCGTCACCCATAGAGGCCCGTACAAGGACGGACCGGGGGAAATCAACGTCCCGATTCAAATCGGCGGGATGATCGTGCATCCCGGGGACATCATGGTCGGCGACGAGGACGGTATCGTCGCGGTCCCGCTGGACGCGGCCGACGACGTGCTGCGCAAGGTGATCGAACAGCAGAAGAAAGAAGAACTCATTCTGCAATCCATTGCCGACGGAACGGTAGATCGGACTTGGGTAGATCAACTCTTAAAAGAGAAAGGTTGTGATCTGAGTTGA
- a CDS encoding Ldh family oxidoreductase: MNLPLLYDWRKLQLFCESVFIRAGVPPAYAATVAESLVEADLRGVDSHGVVRTSIYLKRVVAGRIQPEATPEIVSDGTATVLLDGRNNFGSVVGMKALSIACERAERHGVCVVGVKNSNHFGTGAFYALKAIERNLGLMVMSNASQTMPPTGGVRPFLGTNPLAVGFPAGEELPFLLDMATSVVARGKIIVASQKGESIPLGWAVDKHGNPTTNADEALEGSVLPVGGPKGYAISMFIDILSGVLTGAGYGSSVNNMYENWKEDQNVGHMFLAFDIGKFMPIDQFKRRMDHYIRSIKAEPKAEGVSEILIPGELEHRKTVERKRDGILLPAKVVQELYDIGEQYGVPLAPAACELYEGKTS, translated from the coding sequence TTGAATCTGCCGCTGCTCTACGACTGGCGTAAATTGCAGCTCTTTTGTGAAAGCGTTTTTATCCGCGCCGGCGTACCGCCCGCTTATGCGGCGACCGTCGCCGAATCGCTCGTCGAAGCGGATTTGCGAGGCGTCGATTCCCATGGCGTCGTCCGAACGTCGATTTATTTGAAACGGGTCGTCGCCGGCCGCATTCAGCCCGAGGCCACTCCCGAAATCGTATCGGACGGTACGGCCACGGTGCTGCTGGACGGACGCAACAACTTTGGCTCGGTCGTCGGCATGAAGGCGTTGTCGATCGCATGCGAGCGGGCGGAGAGACACGGCGTGTGCGTCGTAGGCGTGAAAAATTCGAACCATTTCGGCACCGGAGCCTTCTACGCGCTTAAAGCGATTGAACGAAACCTAGGACTGATGGTGATGAGCAACGCTTCGCAGACGATGCCTCCGACGGGCGGCGTTCGGCCGTTCCTCGGAACGAATCCGCTGGCGGTCGGCTTCCCCGCGGGGGAAGAGCTCCCGTTCCTTCTCGATATGGCCACTTCCGTCGTCGCCAGAGGCAAAATCATCGTCGCATCGCAAAAAGGGGAAAGCATCCCGCTCGGCTGGGCGGTCGACAAACACGGCAACCCGACTACGAATGCCGACGAAGCGCTGGAAGGCTCCGTGCTTCCGGTAGGCGGGCCGAAAGGATACGCCATCTCGATGTTCATCGACATCTTGTCCGGCGTCTTAACGGGGGCCGGTTACGGCAGCTCGGTGAACAATATGTACGAAAACTGGAAAGAGGATCAGAACGTCGGGCACATGTTTCTCGCGTTCGACATCGGCAAATTCATGCCGATCGACCAGTTTAAGCGGCGCATGGACCATTACATACGATCGATCAAGGCCGAACCGAAGGCCGAGGGCGTATCGGAAATTCTCATTCCAGGCGAGCTCGAACATCGGAAAACCGTAGAGCGGAAGAGGGACGGCATCCTGCTGCCTGCGAAAGTAGTTCAAGAACTGTACGATATCGGCGAGCAGTACGGAGTGCCGCTGGCGCCCGCCGCTTGCGAGCTGTACGAAGGGAAAACCTCGTGA
- a CDS encoding NAD(P)-dependent oxidoreductase, with the protein MTNIGFIGLGAMGLPMARRLAEAGHALFVTVHRNPEPAEELRKLGAVVVENAAEAAAACDVMITILPADPEMEAVLLDERVIEALQPGKIVLEMTSGSPECFRNIAQVYEARGIRLLDAPVSGGVAGAANGTLTIMAGGDAGIIEETQDVLSVLSNKVIHVGEGGAGKAIKAINQMLAAVHMIAASEAIALGEKLGVDLEKMHQVIAESSGGSYVFDKKYKMALEERFAPGFKMNLMIKDMRIALSEGEGIPMPIATAAYQMYHLASRTDGDSDYAAVSKIIRGTSGRT; encoded by the coding sequence TTGACGAATATTGGATTTATCGGGCTCGGCGCGATGGGGCTCCCGATGGCCCGCCGGTTGGCGGAGGCCGGGCATGCGCTATTCGTGACGGTGCATCGGAACCCGGAGCCGGCGGAGGAGCTGAGGAAGCTCGGAGCCGTCGTCGTCGAGAACGCGGCCGAAGCGGCGGCGGCATGCGATGTCATGATCACGATTTTGCCGGCCGATCCGGAAATGGAAGCCGTGCTGCTGGATGAACGGGTCATTGAAGCGCTGCAGCCGGGCAAAATCGTCCTGGAGATGACCTCTGGCTCTCCGGAATGTTTCCGGAACATCGCCCAAGTTTACGAAGCCCGCGGCATTCGGCTGCTGGACGCTCCGGTCAGCGGAGGCGTCGCCGGAGCGGCGAACGGCACGTTGACGATCATGGCCGGCGGCGACGCAGGCATCATCGAAGAGACGCAGGACGTATTGAGCGTCCTCTCGAACAAAGTGATTCACGTCGGCGAAGGCGGAGCCGGCAAGGCGATCAAGGCGATCAACCAAATGCTGGCGGCCGTTCACATGATCGCCGCGTCGGAAGCGATCGCGCTTGGCGAGAAGCTGGGCGTCGATCTGGAGAAGATGCATCAGGTCATCGCCGAAAGCTCCGGAGGCTCCTACGTATTCGATAAGAAATATAAGATGGCGCTGGAGGAAAGATTCGCTCCGGGCTTCAAAATGAACCTCATGATCAAGGATATGCGGATCGCGTTGTCGGAAGGGGAAGGCATCCCGATGCCGATCGCGACGGCGGCGTACCAAATGTACCACCTCGCATCGCGAACCGACGGCGACTCGGATTATGCGGCCGTCAGCAAAATCATTAGAGGCACGTCCGGAAGGACGTAA